Proteins encoded within one genomic window of Ranitomeya variabilis isolate aRanVar5 chromosome 4, aRanVar5.hap1, whole genome shotgun sequence:
- the LOC143768133 gene encoding uncharacterized protein LOC143768133, whose product MEQVLANIAKICADFTFEANQLAVIVRDKEEESMRILRQRRKRRLWIHPITAQRMTRGVYSTLYLELRENPQKFFNYVRMKAENFEILLGHVEDSIRRRDTQMRFSISPAERLMVTIRFLATGESFSSLHFQFRLMQQSYYKLRA is encoded by the exons atggagcaagtactggcaaacatagcgaagatatgtgcggattttacttttgaggcaaatcagttggcagtcatcgttcgggacaaggaggaggaaagcatgcggatcctgcggcagcggcggaagagaaggctgtggatccatcccatcacagcccaacgcatgacccgtggtgtttattcaacACTTTACCTTGAActgagggaaaaccctcagaagttcttcaactatgtgaggatgaaggctgaaaattttgaaattttattgggtcatgtggaagactctatacggagacgagacacccagatgcgcttctccatatcaccagcggagcgtctcatggtgactattcg attccttgcaactggagagtcgttctcatcgctacattttcagtttaggctT ATGCAGCAATCATATTACAAGCTGCGTGCATAG